CGATATGAATCACCGTCGCGTGCCGGGCAAAATGCTGCAGGTTGCCTGTCAGCCGGTCGTCGAACCGCGCGCCGATGTTCAGCAGCAGGTCGCATTCGTAAATCGCCATATTGGCCGCATACGTCCCGTGCATGCCAGCCATGCCGAGGAACAGCGGGTGGTCTCCTGGAAAACTCCCGAGTCCCAGCAGGGTATTGGTGATCGGCGCCTGGATGGTGTCAATGAGCTGGTGCAGCCAGTCGCTGGCCCTCGCGTGCAGGACGCCCGCGCCAGCCAGAATCAGCGGCCGCTTCGCGGCACGCAGCGCCGCAGCGACCTTGCGGATTTGCAAAGCGTTCGGCACAACGGTCGGCTGATAGCCCGGAATGCGAACCGGGGCAGCATAGTCAAACTTGCCAGACGCATTGGCGATGTCTTTCGGCAAGTCAATCAGCACCGGTCCCGGCCGGCCCGTCGAAGCGATGTGAAACGCCTCCTTGATGACGGCCGGCAGCTGGTTCACGTCCTGCACCTGATAGCTGTGCTTCGTTATGGGCATCGTGATGCCCAGAACGGAGGCCTCCTGAAAAGCGTCCGTCCCAATCACGCTGGTCGCCACCTGGCCGGTGAAAATCACAAGCGGCAAGGAATCCATCATGGCATCGGTAATCCCCGTGACCAAGTTGGTCGCGCCCGGTCCGGAAGTGGCAATCACGACACCCGGCCTGCCGGTCACCCTGGCATACCCTTCAGCCGCGTGGATGGCACCTTGTTCGTGACGTGTCAGGATGTGCGGGATGCCGCATTGGTAGAGCGCGTCGTACACCGGGAGTATCGCACCGCCCGGGTAACCAAAAATGACTTCGACTTGTTCCGCCCGCAAGGCTTCCACCAACATCTGCGCGCCTGTGAGAATCTCCGCCGCAGTGCCTCGGCCAGCGGCGTCGTCGACAGGCAAGGACGACTGCGTACTCGGTACCATCAACAATCCCTCCATTCTCATTGTCACCACGGTCAATCGATGGTCCGAAGCGGTTAAACCTTCAGGACGCCGCCTGTGTTCGCGGACGTCACCAGCTTCGCGTACCGGGCGAGGTACCCGGACTGCACTTTTGGCTGCGGCGGCTGCCAGGATGCGCGGCGTTTCTCCAGCTCCGCATCGGAAACCAGCAGTTCGATGCGCCGCTCTGTCAAATCGATGCGGATGCGGTCCCCTGGCTCGACCAACCCCAGCGGCCCGCCTTCCGCGGCCTCCGGCGAAATGTGCCCGACACAGATGCCGCGGGTCGCACCCGAGAACCGGCCGTCCGTGATGAGCGCGACCTCCGTGTCGAGCCCGCGGCCCGCAATCGCTGACGTGGGTGCCAGCATCTCGGGCATACCCGGTCCACCCTTCGGGCCTTCATAGCGGATCACGACCACGTGGCCGGGCCGGACAGTACCGTTGTTGATGCCTTCCTGCGCCTCATCCTGGGAGTTGAAGCAGATGGCCTCCCCCTCAAACGAGGTGATACCGGGTGCCACCGCCCCGACTTTGATGACCGCGCCGTCTGGTGCCAAATTTCCATAGAGAATGGAGAGTCCGCCGACCGGGCTGTAGGGGTTGTCGCGGCGGCGAATCACCTGCTCGTTGGTGATGTTTGCGTTGGCCACATTTTCGCGGAGGGTCTTGCCCGTCACCGTGATGCGGTCGGGGTGAACAACCCCGGCATCCACCAGCTCTTTGATGATGGCGCTGATGCCCCCGGCATTGTGTACGTCTTGCATGGAGTATTGCGAAGCTGGGCTGATTTTTGCGAGGTATGGAACGCGTTTTGCGACTTCGTTGATGCGCTCGAGGCTGTAATCGATTCCTGCTTCATGCGCGATGGCCAGCACGTGCAGCACGGTGTTGGTCGAACCGCCCATCGCCATGTCCAGTGCGAACGCGTCGTCGATGACTTCTTCGGTGATGATGTCGCGCGGCCGGATGTTCTGCGCCACCATGTCCATCACGCGGCGGGCCGCCTCGCGAAACAAGTTGTGCCGGTCCTCCGACGTCGCCACCAGCGTTCCGTTCCAGGGCAGCGCGATGCCGAGCATTTCCATCAAACAGTTCATCGAGTTGGCGGTGAACATGCCCGAACAGGATCCACAGGTGGGACAAGCGTTCTGTTCTAAGTCCAGCAGTTCGGTTTCATCAATTTTCCCGGAGCGATACGCGCCGACGCCTTCGAAGACGGAGGTGAGGGACAGCGGCTGGCCCTTACTGGAACGCCCCGCTTCCATGGGTCCTCCGGAGACGAACACGCACGGAACATTGGTGCGGACCGCAGCCATCAGCATTCCCGGCGTGATCTTGTCGCAATTCGGAATATACACAACACCATCAAACCAGTGGGCGTTGATCATCGTCTCCGCCGAGTCCGCAATCAATTCGCGGCTGGGGAGTGAGTAGCGCATGCCGATGTGTCCCATCGCGATGCCATCGTCCACACCGATGGTGTTGAATTCAAACGGAATCCCACCCGCTTCGCGGATGGCCTCTTTGACCATTTCGCCGACTTCCCGCAGATGAACGTGACCGGGAATGATATCCACATAGGAGTTACAGACGCCGATGAACGGTTTGGGCAAGTCGGTGGGTTTCACCTTGCCCGTGGCGTACAACAGGCTTCGGTGCGGCGCTCGGTCCACACCCTTCTTAATCATGTCGCTTCTCAATTTCTCTCCACTCCCAGCAACCTCTGTTCTATGTGCAAGTCCGAGTCAAGACGCTTTATCAGGACGCTGTCACTTGCGGGTCGGCATGAATGCTGACGCCGTCGGTGTGCGCAACCTCGCGGAACAATGTATTTAACCGATGCGTCAAGGCCCCCGGCTTGCCGTCCCCGATGACGCGGCCATCCACCTTGACCACAGGAATCACCTCTGCCGCGGTCCCCGTGAGGAACACCTCATCCGCGACATACACATCCTGGCGCGTAAACGGCTCCACGTGCACCGGAATGTCCTGCTTCTTGGCCAGTTCAATGATGACGTTGCGCGTCACGCCCTCCAGTGCACCCAGGTAACTCGGCGGCGTCCACAGCTCTCCCCGTTTGACGATGAACACGTTGTCACCGGAACCTTCCGCGACATAGCCTTCCGTGTTCAGCATCAACGCCTCACTGACCCCCGCCAGGTGCGCTTCGATTTTCACAAGAATGTTGTTCAGGTAATTGAGTGATTTCAGTTTCGGGTTGAGAATGTCGGAGCGGCTGCGCCGTGTCGCGACGGTCACGATGGAGAGTCCCGTCTCGTACAGTTCCTTCGGGAACAGCGCCAAAGGTTCCACAATCACGATCACGTTCGGCCGCGCACAGGTGAACGGGTCCAACCCCAGGTTCCCCACGCCTCGCGACACCACGAGCCGGATGTACGCATCCTCCAAGTGGTTCGCGCGCACCGTATCTACCACAATCTTCGTCATCTCTGGCTTGGTATATGGGATTTCCAGCAAAATTCCTTTCGCTGAATCATAGAGACGGTCCAGGTGTTCGTTTAAACGGAACACGTTCCCTCCGTATGTACGAATCCCCTCAAAAACGCCATCGCCGTACAAAAAGCCATGGTCGTACACCGAGACTTTCGCATCTTCCTTCGCCACGAGTTCACCGTTCAGAAAAATCAATTGGCTCATGCGCTCCACACCCCTGAAGACACCTTGTCATGTCTTTGATGAATTACAACGAGTCTAAATAGCTAAATATTACGACAAATGTTCATTCGTTCCACTCTGGCCTGACGGCATGACGCCCTGTCGCTGCGCCCAGTTGGGTTGGTCGGGGGGATCAACTGTACGTCGAATGTACGTCGAACAAGGATGGACGCAACGGACGAAGCAGCGGCAAATCCGTCGGCTGTCCAAAGGGAAACAAATGTTTCAATTTGTCGAGCATTTTAGTACGGTTCTGGGGTTGTGTCAATCCTGACATCCGCTCCCACTCGCCTGTAACCGCTTACGAAAACGGTTACGAAACCGTTTTCGTAAGCGGTTCGCAAATAACTTCACAAAAAATTTGAAATCCGGTATCGGTTATCCACGCTTGCTTTCCAGCGTAGACTTTCGCGCCTTTCGCGCCAAATAACGGGCCTCTGCTGTGTCGTGGTGCCACTTCTCTTCCTCCGTTTCAGGCATCACCGGCGGGACAGGACACGGTTTCCCGTTCTCGTCCAACGCGACAAACGTCAAGTACGACGTGCCCGTCAACTGCCGCTCCCCAGTCAACAGGTCTTCCGCTTCCACGGACACGAACACTTCCATCGACGTGTGATGCGTCCACGTCACGAACGCCTCGACGTAAATCGCCTGGCCGAGTTTGATGGGGGCAAGAAAGTCCATGCTGTCCATGGATGCCGTGACCACCGGCATCCGGCAGTGACGCATGGCTGCCATCGCGCTGACTTTGTCGATGTACGCCATCACCTTTCCGCCAAAAATCGTGTTATGGTAGTTCGTGTCCGGCGGCAGGACGTGATCGGTTAATGTCGTTCTCGAAAGACGAGCTGGTTTTCCCTCCATCTAACATCTCTCCTCGCTGCTGTCGTCTTGTTCATCTTACCGTTCGAACACGGCGCTGCCAATCCGGCAACGCAGACGAGCGGCCAAAGCGGGCGTCCGTCTGGCAAGGGACGTGGAACGTGCAGGAAAACCGAGAAAGACGTTTGCAAAACACACGATATGGGGTACGATTTAAACACGAGGTCCGTAGAGAGGAAATGGCTTGAAACATGACTCATACCGAGCGCGAAAGCTCGTTGGCAGAACGAACTTCGGCGGAGCGTGCGATGGAAGACGCGCCCGTACTCACGAAGATTGCACAACTTGGTGTTTCGACATCGCACAAGCGAATTGGCGCTCTCGGCAGTATCTGCCTGTTTTTGTTCGGCATCCTGCTGCTGTTCGGCATCTATTATTATCAGCAGAAATACCATTTCTCAGAAGTGATCCGCACGTGGGGATGGCTGGGCATTCTTGCTTCCATTGTATTCATGGCCCTGCTTTGCATTATTCCCGTCCCGTCTGAGTTTCTGCTGCTCATGAACATGAACGCGTACGGCATCGTGTGGGGCATTGCGTATGCTTGGATTGGGGTGCTGATGGGCACAGCGGCCATTTTCTTGATGGCCAGGTACTTGGGGCGGCCCGCGCTGGAGGCGATTGTTCCGGCCGACCGGTTCGATCAAGTCGAGGCCTGGGTCAAGCGCAAGGGGGCCTTGGGCCTGCTGCTGGCGCGCTTGCTGCCCGTACCGGCATCCGTCATTAACTACATCGCGGGTGTTCTCAAGTCGGTTCACTGGTGGGATTACCTCTGGACAGCGGGCGTGGGGATGATTCCTTACTACGGAATGGCTGCACTGCTCTACTTTGGCGTGTCCAAACAGCTGGTCATGTTCATCGTGTTTGGCGGCGTCGTGATTGCCGCAGGCTGGATTTTCGGCCGGTTTCTCAGCCAAAAGCGGAACGCGGAACGCAACCCCTGAGCCGTCATTCACAACACTGGCGACAGACAGCACCGTTCACCGGTCACAGCGCCAGCAGCCGCGCGGACCAGCCGCACGCGCTCATGCCTTGCGCGGAACCAGCTGCAGGTGGCGATACACCGTGTCCATGTCCAAATGCTTGCGCACCACCGCTGCCAGCCGGTCATAGGCTGCGGTTCGCACGTCGCGCACGGAGACGGCACCTGGCGCCTCGGCTAGCCCCGCTGCCTCGCGAATGCCCTGCAGCCATGCGTGTCGAAACGCATCATTATGGAAAATCCCATGCAGATAGGTTCCGATGACTTTCCCCGCTTCCAGCACCACGCCGTCCTGCTGGTTGGCGGACGGCTCGGACAGCACCGCAAACGGCGTGTGCGGTCCCGCAAACGTGGTCACGCCCATGTGAATCTCGTACCCCTCCACCGAAATCCCCGCATACGGCCCCTGCAGGCGTCCGCGGACCAGAACCGTTCGCTTCTCCGCCGCGAGATGCGTCACCGCCGGGATCCACCCGAGCCCAGCCTGCACGTCGACATCCGACTCCAGGTGGTGCTCGTCGTGAACCGCCTGCCCAAGCATCTGATACCCG
Above is a genomic segment from Alicyclobacillus cycloheptanicus containing:
- the ilvD gene encoding dihydroxy-acid dehydratase — encoded protein: MRSDMIKKGVDRAPHRSLLYATGKVKPTDLPKPFIGVCNSYVDIIPGHVHLREVGEMVKEAIREAGGIPFEFNTIGVDDGIAMGHIGMRYSLPSRELIADSAETMINAHWFDGVVYIPNCDKITPGMLMAAVRTNVPCVFVSGGPMEAGRSSKGQPLSLTSVFEGVGAYRSGKIDETELLDLEQNACPTCGSCSGMFTANSMNCLMEMLGIALPWNGTLVATSEDRHNLFREAARRVMDMVAQNIRPRDIITEEVIDDAFALDMAMGGSTNTVLHVLAIAHEAGIDYSLERINEVAKRVPYLAKISPASQYSMQDVHNAGGISAIIKELVDAGVVHPDRITVTGKTLRENVANANITNEQVIRRRDNPYSPVGGLSILYGNLAPDGAVIKVGAVAPGITSFEGEAICFNSQDEAQEGINNGTVRPGHVVVIRYEGPKGGPGMPEMLAPTSAIAGRGLDTEVALITDGRFSGATRGICVGHISPEAAEGGPLGLVEPGDRIRIDLTERRIELLVSDAELEKRRASWQPPQPKVQSGYLARYAKLVTSANTGGVLKV
- the ilvB gene encoding biosynthetic-type acetolactate synthase large subunit produces the protein MLVEALRAEQVEVIFGYPGGAILPVYDALYQCGIPHILTRHEQGAIHAAEGYARVTGRPGVVIATSGPGATNLVTGITDAMMDSLPLVIFTGQVATSVIGTDAFQEASVLGITMPITKHSYQVQDVNQLPAVIKEAFHIASTGRPGPVLIDLPKDIANASGKFDYAAPVRIPGYQPTVVPNALQIRKVAAALRAAKRPLILAGAGVLHARASDWLHQLIDTIQAPITNTLLGLGSFPGDHPLFLGMAGMHGTYAANMAIYECDLLLNIGARFDDRLTGNLQHFARHATVIHIDIDPAEIGKNVPTDIPVVGDAGEALRMLLNEDLTMGSIQDWVDHVQEMARSNPFWYAPDDERLKPQRLVEIVHEQCGGDAIVVTDVGQHQMWAAQYFPFRQPNRWVTSGGLGTMGFGLPAAIGAQIGRRDVPVFAIVGDGGFQMTMQELAVLVDYQIPVKVVLVNNRSLGMVRQWQELFYERRYSESLIPVQPDFVKLSEAFGIPAYVAKNEAEANAMIRRALETPGPVLVDCHVPSRENVYPMVPPGAGIHEMVGVKP
- the ilvE gene encoding branched-chain-amino-acid transaminase, giving the protein MSQLIFLNGELVAKEDAKVSVYDHGFLYGDGVFEGIRTYGGNVFRLNEHLDRLYDSAKGILLEIPYTKPEMTKIVVDTVRANHLEDAYIRLVVSRGVGNLGLDPFTCARPNVIVIVEPLALFPKELYETGLSIVTVATRRSRSDILNPKLKSLNYLNNILVKIEAHLAGVSEALMLNTEGYVAEGSGDNVFIVKRGELWTPPSYLGALEGVTRNVIIELAKKQDIPVHVEPFTRQDVYVADEVFLTGTAAEVIPVVKVDGRVIGDGKPGALTHRLNTLFREVAHTDGVSIHADPQVTAS
- a CDS encoding TVP38/TMEM64 family protein, with product MTHTERESSLAERTSAERAMEDAPVLTKIAQLGVSTSHKRIGALGSICLFLFGILLLFGIYYYQQKYHFSEVIRTWGWLGILASIVFMALLCIIPVPSEFLLLMNMNAYGIVWGIAYAWIGVLMGTAAIFLMARYLGRPALEAIVPADRFDQVEAWVKRKGALGLLLARLLPVPASVINYIAGVLKSVHWWDYLWTAGVGMIPYYGMAALLYFGVSKQLVMFIVFGGVVIAAGWIFGRFLSQKRNAERNP
- a CDS encoding acyl-CoA thioesterase; this translates as MEGKPARLSRTTLTDHVLPPDTNYHNTIFGGKVMAYIDKVSAMAAMRHCRMPVVTASMDSMDFLAPIKLGQAIYVEAFVTWTHHTSMEVFVSVEAEDLLTGERQLTGTSYLTFVALDENGKPCPVPPVMPETEEEKWHHDTAEARYLARKARKSTLESKRG